One Glycine soja cultivar W05 chromosome 2, ASM419377v2, whole genome shotgun sequence genomic region harbors:
- the LOC114398795 gene encoding proline transporter 1-like isoform X1, which yields MTLISDVENLADAEIPDTAHQISTDSWFQVGFVLTTGINSAYVLGYSGTIMVPLGWAGGVVGLILATAISLYANALIARLHEYGGTRHIRYRDLAGFIYGRKAYSLTWALQYVNLFMINAGYIILAGSALKAAYVLFREDDGMKLPYCIAIAGFVCAMFAICIPHLSALGIWLGFSTVFSLVYIVIAFVLSINDGIKSPPGDYSIPGTSTSKIFTTIGASANLVFAYNTGMLPEIQATIRQPVVKNMMKALYFQFTVGVLPLYLVTFAGYWAYGSSTATYLMSDVNGPVWAKAMANIAAFLQSVIALHIFASPMYEYLDTKYGIKGSALAFKNLSFRVLVRGGYLTVNTFVSALLPFLGDFMSLTGAISTFPLTFILANHMYLVTNENKLTSTQKLWHWINICFFALMSAAAAIAALRLIDLDSKTYHVFADL from the exons ATGACGCTGATTTCCGATGTTGAGAACCTTGCGGATGCCGAAATCCCCGACACCGCACATCAAATTAGCACCG ATTCATGGTTTCAAGTGGGGTTCGTGCTGACGACGGGAATCAACAGCGCGTATGTGCTTGGATATTCTGGGACCATCATGGTTCCCCTGGGTTGGGCAGGGGGTGTGGTTGGTTTGATTCTCGCCACTGCAATATCGCTCTACGCGAATGCTCTTATTGCTAGGCTCCATGAATATGGAGGAACAAGGCATATTCGATACAGAGATCTTGCTGGATTTATCTATG GTAGAAAAGCTTATTCCCTCACATGGGCTCTGCAGTATGTCAATCTTTTCATGATAAATGCCGGCTACATCATTTTGGCTGGTTCGGCTTTAAAG GCTGCTTATGTTCTATTTAGGGAAGACGATGGGATGAAGCTTCCGTATTGTATTGCCATAGCTGGATTTGTGTGTGCAATGTTTGCCATATGTATTCCACATCTATCGGCTCTTGGAATTTGGCTGGGATTTTCAACAGTCTTCAGCCTAGTATATATTGTTATAGCATTTGTACTGTCAATTAACGATG GTATAAAATCACCACCTGGTGATTATAGTATTCCGGGGACATCAACAAGTAAAATATTCACAACAATTGGGGCGTCTGCTAATCTTGTGTTTGCATATAATACAGGAATGCTTCCTGAGATACAG GCAACAATCAGGCAACCAGTAGTCAAGAATATGATGAAAGCCCTGTATTTTCAGTTTACTGTTGGAGTTCTGCCATTATATCTGGTAACCTTTGCAGGATACTGGGCTTATGGATCTTCAACAGCAACCTATTTGATGAGTGATGTGAATGGTCCAGTTTGGGCTAAGGCCATGGCCAATATTGCAGCCTTTCTTCAATCAGTCATTGCATTGCAT ATATTTGCAAGTCCAATGTATGAGTATTTGGATACCAAATATGGGATCAAAGGGAGTGCCCTGGCTTTCAAGAACTTGTCATTTCGAGTCTTGGTAAGAGGTGGCTACCTGACTGTAAACACATTTGTATCAGCTCTGTTGCCATTTCTTGGAGATTTCATGAGCCTCACTGGAGCTATCAGCACATTTCCCCTCACATTTATCCTTGCAAACCATATGTACCTAGTGACAAATGAGAACAAACTAACATCCACCCAAAAGCTCTGGCATTGGATCAATATTTGTTTCTTTGCCCTCATGTCTGCTGCGGCGGCTATTGCAGCCCTGCGACTTATTGATTTAGACTCCAAAACGTACCATGTTTTTGcggatttatga
- the LOC114398810 gene encoding immediate early response 3-interacting protein 1-like, translating to MGLWTLLEGFLLLANALAILNEDRFLTPRGWGLSDFSAGQTKSFKGQLIGLIYATQYLRFPLILLNSVFIIVKLVSG from the coding sequence ATGGGATTGTGGACCTTACTTGAGGGGTTCCTGCTTCTTGCAAACGCACTAGCAATACTAAATGAGGACCGCTTTCTCACACCTAGAGGATGGGGCTTATCAGATTTTTCAGCTGGCCAGACAAAATCTTTTAAAGGCCAGCTTATAGGTCTCATTTATGCAACTCAGTACCTAAGATTTCCTCTTATACTTCTCAACTCTGTCTTCATTATCGTGAAGTTAGTTTCTGGATGA
- the LOC114398795 gene encoding proline transporter 1-like isoform X2 produces MVPLGWAGGVVGLILATAISLYANALIARLHEYGGTRHIRYRDLAGFIYGRKAYSLTWALQYVNLFMINAGYIILAGSALKAAYVLFREDDGMKLPYCIAIAGFVCAMFAICIPHLSALGIWLGFSTVFSLVYIVIAFVLSINDGIKSPPGDYSIPGTSTSKIFTTIGASANLVFAYNTGMLPEIQATIRQPVVKNMMKALYFQFTVGVLPLYLVTFAGYWAYGSSTATYLMSDVNGPVWAKAMANIAAFLQSVIALHIFASPMYEYLDTKYGIKGSALAFKNLSFRVLVRGGYLTVNTFVSALLPFLGDFMSLTGAISTFPLTFILANHMYLVTNENKLTSTQKLWHWINICFFALMSAAAAIAALRLIDLDSKTYHVFADL; encoded by the exons ATGGTTCCCCTGGGTTGGGCAGGGGGTGTGGTTGGTTTGATTCTCGCCACTGCAATATCGCTCTACGCGAATGCTCTTATTGCTAGGCTCCATGAATATGGAGGAACAAGGCATATTCGATACAGAGATCTTGCTGGATTTATCTATG GTAGAAAAGCTTATTCCCTCACATGGGCTCTGCAGTATGTCAATCTTTTCATGATAAATGCCGGCTACATCATTTTGGCTGGTTCGGCTTTAAAG GCTGCTTATGTTCTATTTAGGGAAGACGATGGGATGAAGCTTCCGTATTGTATTGCCATAGCTGGATTTGTGTGTGCAATGTTTGCCATATGTATTCCACATCTATCGGCTCTTGGAATTTGGCTGGGATTTTCAACAGTCTTCAGCCTAGTATATATTGTTATAGCATTTGTACTGTCAATTAACGATG GTATAAAATCACCACCTGGTGATTATAGTATTCCGGGGACATCAACAAGTAAAATATTCACAACAATTGGGGCGTCTGCTAATCTTGTGTTTGCATATAATACAGGAATGCTTCCTGAGATACAG GCAACAATCAGGCAACCAGTAGTCAAGAATATGATGAAAGCCCTGTATTTTCAGTTTACTGTTGGAGTTCTGCCATTATATCTGGTAACCTTTGCAGGATACTGGGCTTATGGATCTTCAACAGCAACCTATTTGATGAGTGATGTGAATGGTCCAGTTTGGGCTAAGGCCATGGCCAATATTGCAGCCTTTCTTCAATCAGTCATTGCATTGCAT ATATTTGCAAGTCCAATGTATGAGTATTTGGATACCAAATATGGGATCAAAGGGAGTGCCCTGGCTTTCAAGAACTTGTCATTTCGAGTCTTGGTAAGAGGTGGCTACCTGACTGTAAACACATTTGTATCAGCTCTGTTGCCATTTCTTGGAGATTTCATGAGCCTCACTGGAGCTATCAGCACATTTCCCCTCACATTTATCCTTGCAAACCATATGTACCTAGTGACAAATGAGAACAAACTAACATCCACCCAAAAGCTCTGGCATTGGATCAATATTTGTTTCTTTGCCCTCATGTCTGCTGCGGCGGCTATTGCAGCCCTGCGACTTATTGATTTAGACTCCAAAACGTACCATGTTTTTGcggatttatga